The nucleotide window ggactatatgtaaatgtcttttatgtgaaatgtctaattcaggtctgtactaaataaaaataacatgcattttgtatgatccctcttatttggtaaaataattaacattttgcagattctgcaagatgtgtgtaaacttttgactgtaaaaGCAGCCTGAATTGTTACCTGACTTTGCAATACCTGTTtcaataccaaaaaaaaaataaaaaatacaaagctTGAATGTTTCTCTCCTGAAATGTTTGAATTGTAATCATTTGACAAGTTTGTTTATTCTTTCTCTTCATGCTTCTGGGAATATAAATCTATTTTACTCATGCATTTCTCATTTTGAACAGCTGGCAACTGAGAAAGGAAGCAGTAACATGGAACCTTTCCCTCAGTCTGCCCTAATGCACAAAAACTTTGAAGACACACAGGCTGTGTTAGAAGACTACGCTGATGTGGTGCAATATGAACGTGGCCAGATGAACCCCGATGAGCATCAGGCAGACCCGCTGGACAAAGCTGCCTCCTACACACTGACCAATGTAGTTCCCCTGATAAGGGAGTTCAATTTTGGTCCCTGGAGCACACAGGTAGAGATCACCCGCAAACGGCTCAACAACTATTGTCACGGAAAGGCTTATGTGATCACTGGGGTGACAACATCAGGTAATATGATTCGACGTGATAACCTAGATCGTGTCGCCATCCCAGAGTTCATGTGGACAGCCTATTGCTGCACCGATTACGATCACAATGCTCCCTACTCAGAGCGGTATAAGTTCCCTGCGTTCGGCGCCTACGGCCTTAATGATCGTGTGAACAACCACATGGTAGAGGTTCCCATCAAGAATCTGGAGAAGTTTCTCAAGGGCAAAATGGAGGTAGACAAGAACTTCCAGATCTTTTACAGTGACTGTGTGTCAGATGTGTAAAAGTGAATTGGATAATGAACTAATCCGTGGTTTATTATCATCAGAATTGCAGATATTACATTAAacttaatataaaaacatatgCATTTGTGTATAATGAATGGCAATGTTTTAGCTCATCGAATTATagagatagttcatccaaaaattaaatttctgtcatcatttactcaccctcatgtcattgcaaacctgtatgagttcatttcttctgttgaacagaaAAGAAGCTATATTAAAAAATGTGGGTatttggtccccattgacttctattGTATTTTTGTTTCCATACTATAAAAGTCTATAGGGACTAGCAActatttggttacccacattcttgaaagtatcttcttttgtgttcagaagaagaaagaaactcaggtTTAGGGCGACATGATGGTGAGTTACTTTTTAGAGACTAAAAAATTCAGCAAGACAACTAAGCTTCATTTCTGGTCTTCATTGATGACCTTTACCTTTATTTGAGATGTTATTATGTATAACATGCTGTACTTCCCATCTGTAAAGCTAAAGCACATTTTGAGtaatttaattagattaaattactaTGAATGTAAACATGACAGTCGTATctgtgaaataaatattaaaataaaaagtcccATGGTTCATTTATCAGTTCACTGTCATGGTTTGATATTCAAATACTACCTTTCTCTTGCTGTGACAGCTTTGAGGCAAGTTAATGCATGAAAGAAATTAGCATGGATGTCAATGCCATTtttattaagttattttattcatgtgattgggtgaaacagaaaaaaaattcatAGGGAACCTAATGATAGTCCTTGTTCCACCCATATGTATGTATTAAGACAATGCATACTGTAAAACCCTCACATACAGATAAACAGGGAAAACCCAACACTGTCACTTTTTAGCAGTAAGAGGGAGACAAAGATTGTAGAAGGAACACTGATCCAGAGAACCAACTGCTTTCCATGAAACCCAACCTTGACTTTGCAATGACTTTTTATCCAAGGGACAGCCGAAGTAATGAGGGTCCATAACAAGCAAATAACTCCCCCGTTTACCGGTGCACACACCTAGGATCCCCTTAGAGGAATTGTCCCTGTCTCCTCCCATCATAACAGGTGACCCATGGCTAAGGAAGTGGTCATGAAGATCTTCAACGGCTTGATCAAGCTCCTTGCCATACCGCACATGCAATATGCGGCAGGGAACATCATAGAGCTGGTCAAGAACAAGACTTGCCTCAAAAGTCCCAATCCACTCTCTGGAACCCAAGAATGAATCGTGTTTGTCCCCTATTTCCACTAAAGTTTGTTGTATTTCAGAAAGACTAGGTGGGTGTCTGTGGCTCATGCTTAGAGGTTGATTAAGACACAACCATGAAGCCATGGTCTGAATAGTCCTGTATCCACAACCCCAACCTCTGTCATTCTCGCCATCACAACCATAGTGATAATAGAGACACTCTCCTGATATCACGGAGCATCTGTCACAGTCTGGAGACGGCTGAGGTAGTCCGTCATGGGCGTTCTTTACTAATGTATCTTTCCATGTTTCGTTATTGGCTGTTATCGGCGTTTGTCCACAAACATGTCTACCCCAATCTATAAACTCAGTTTTCTTATGTGTCCCTGTTTTTTCGGACTCTTCCATGTCAGTACGTGTGCGTCGATACTTTGCGtttacaaactaaaaaaaaacacgaaTAAACGTTTCATGGTTAATGACAGCGCGACACAGATGTCCATCTCTGAAACTCTTCCCTCAGGTGAATGAGCTTGTTCTAAAACAGTTCCGCCTCAAATTCGAACAAAAAGTGTaataatgaaaatttaataggCAGCAAATAGCGTATCTAAACACAGTTCTGCGTATTGTAAAACCAATACTGCGAGACAGCTCTGAGATTTCAATTTAAACGGTTTTGGACAACTGATGAGATTGGATAAACAGTGATAAGTGACATAAAAAGGGACTAAAAATAAGATGAAACTAGAGTTAACGAAACAGGAACGCTCCGTAGGTTTTTAATGATGCACGTTATTGTTATTCTCTCCTAATTTATTTACGAAAAAAGCTAACTCTTTATTAGCCAAACCGGCGGAACGGCGTACTTtgccgaaccgaaccgaaccgaaacGAAGTGGAATCATTCCTCACTGTAGAACCGAAAACTCTTTCTGTTGCAGAGTTTATTTGTATGTACTCAGCAATTACACTAGTTATATTGCCACAAGTGTTTGAAGCGATATCGTCAGTCTATCAGCAGGGGGAGACAGTGCTTTTGGGATTTGACTGGCTTTGGAGAAAACTGTTTGATTTGGCAACTGAATAAGGTCAGCTACGTTGTTACAAACTTTTATTAACTGATTAGAAAATTTGATTTTGCAATAAATGCCAACTTTGTGATCAACATTTCCTGTAATGCATCATGTTACAGCTACTGAACTGATTGTTTAAAGATCATGTGTGTTTGTATAATGCTTTAGGAAATAATATAATTGACATTTTATTTGTCCCTCTTGTTGTGTGTCCTGTTgctatcttaaaaacattttgattGGAGCTTACAGTCTTTTTGTTTCTAGAAGTTGTTTCCTTATGGACAGAAACACAGTCAGACCGCATCCTCCTCTGTCTAGTTCCCATACACATGAAGATAAACAAAAACCCATGCAACCAGAGAAACAACACTGGCAGAAGTAGTATCACACATGACTCTGCTAATAAAGGGTTCCAAAGCAGGAACAATCCCTAAAATATCTCTGGATAGACTGGATGCCATTGTCAGGAAAAGGAAAACAACCTGTATGGGTATAAACAAATGGTTTGGTAAACAAAGCTGTTTTTGACCTATTATGCAGGATTAGCCCATGCATGCTATGGCTTTTGGGGCTTTTAATCATTAAATTAGATtacataaaaaattatataaaactgTCCCATGCCATTACCACATAGGACTGTGAAATGGTAGAAATTTGATCCagcaaaactatttattttttgaataaaatgCAGGATTAAGGTTACAAAATTTCCCCAAAATTAATGTTAGTTTCTTAACAGCTGGCTTTAGTGGATGCATATGAGAGCCATTAAACTCATTTAAACCATTATTACATCAAGGTCAAGACACAGCAG belongs to Garra rufa chromosome 3, GarRuf1.0, whole genome shotgun sequence and includes:
- the LOC141331602 gene encoding endonuclease domain-containing 1 protein-like, producing MKLSVYCWSRFGIVLIPLMCLILRSQAGVVDDFSQIDRCKDFLYMGTPPRGYLSTSLKKICQRYVDKPRYVTLYDPQKHIPVYSAYTFKKSDGEKRVDIPWMFEPQLATEKGSSNMEPFPQSALMHKNFEDTQAVLEDYADVVQYERGQMNPDEHQADPLDKAASYTLTNVVPLIREFNFGPWSTQVEITRKRLNNYCHGKAYVITGVTTSGNMIRRDNLDRVAIPEFMWTAYCCTDYDHNAPYSERYKFPAFGAYGLNDRVNNHMVEVPIKNLEKFLKGKMEVDKNFQIFYSDCVSDV
- the ufsp1 gene encoding ufm1-specific protease 1; this encodes MEESEKTGTHKKTEFIDWGRHVCGQTPITANNETWKDTLVKNAHDGLPQPSPDCDRCSVISGECLYYHYGCDGENDRGWGCGYRTIQTMASWLCLNQPLSMSHRHPPSLSEIQQTLVEIGDKHDSFLGSREWIGTFEASLVLDQLYDVPCRILHVRYGKELDQAVEDLHDHFLSHGSPVMMGGDRDNSSKGILGVCTGKRGSYLLVMDPHYFGCPLDKKSLQSQGWVSWKAVGSLDQCSFYNLCLPLTAKK